The following are encoded together in the Novipirellula galeiformis genome:
- a CDS encoding tyrosine-type recombinase/integrase, whose amino-acid sequence MAALEHVNKGGRDHYRLRILLDKRRKAIGLSDLDEAGATEAKRHVEHLVLQRKRQRSPLGPALDWLESIDTDIHDRLSKLGLCEARQRSELPRDMLGYMRAYVKSRTDWKKPENYKQSVDHLETFLKRDIPLAAMTKGEAERWHRWMMDAENGPGLSPNTAGQHIKRCRQMTKQAIDDRLIESNPFKGIKIDLRSDTSKNRFIDEISAVAILEACPDQEWRTLYALARYGGLRCPSEVLRLRWSDIQWDRGRFKVTAPKTERYGKGQRIVPLWPELLAELEDLATIAQPGINCAVDAYVIQRYRDSESNLRTTFNKIVERAGVAVFPKPFMALRASRRTELERTGRFANHVLNDWFGHSGAIAETHYLQTTEADYAEATGLERPTPLAIPAKTQGPPPPEEQSGSEGQREGQSRGQQESPTPIKTQKKPGKTGRLIGAYGCRSTQEYTPEDSNL is encoded by the coding sequence ATGGCTGCATTGGAGCATGTTAATAAAGGCGGACGCGACCACTACCGGTTGCGAATTCTTCTAGACAAACGCCGCAAGGCAATCGGATTGAGTGATCTTGATGAAGCGGGGGCGACCGAGGCCAAGCGGCACGTTGAGCATTTGGTGCTACAACGCAAACGGCAACGATCACCGCTGGGGCCTGCTCTCGATTGGCTAGAGTCGATCGATACCGACATTCATGATCGCCTTTCGAAGTTGGGGTTATGCGAAGCACGGCAACGATCCGAGCTGCCTCGCGACATGCTTGGCTACATGCGGGCTTACGTTAAAAGCCGGACGGACTGGAAGAAACCGGAGAACTACAAACAGTCGGTTGACCACCTTGAGACGTTCTTGAAGCGTGACATTCCGTTGGCGGCCATGACCAAGGGCGAGGCGGAGCGATGGCATCGGTGGATGATGGACGCCGAGAATGGCCCAGGCTTGTCGCCTAATACGGCTGGCCAACACATCAAGCGATGCCGGCAGATGACGAAGCAAGCGATTGACGATCGTTTGATTGAATCGAACCCGTTCAAGGGGATAAAGATCGACCTGCGGAGCGACACATCAAAGAATCGGTTCATCGATGAGATTTCCGCCGTAGCAATCTTGGAAGCTTGCCCTGATCAGGAATGGAGAACGCTCTACGCGCTAGCCCGATACGGTGGACTCCGCTGTCCGTCCGAGGTGCTGCGATTGCGATGGAGCGACATTCAATGGGACCGCGGCCGGTTCAAAGTGACGGCCCCCAAAACCGAGCGATATGGGAAGGGGCAACGCATCGTGCCCTTATGGCCTGAACTGCTGGCGGAGCTTGAAGATCTAGCAACTATTGCTCAGCCAGGCATCAACTGTGCGGTAGATGCCTATGTGATCCAGCGTTACAGAGATTCCGAATCCAACCTACGGACGACGTTCAACAAGATTGTTGAGCGGGCTGGCGTTGCCGTGTTCCCCAAGCCGTTTATGGCGCTGCGGGCCAGTCGCCGAACCGAGCTCGAACGAACCGGGCGGTTTGCGAACCATGTGCTAAATGATTGGTTTGGGCACTCTGGGGCGATCGCCGAGACGCACTACCTCCAGACGACTGAGGCGGACTATGCAGAGGCAACAGGCTTGGAGCGTCCAACGCCCTTAGCGATCCCAGCGAAAACTCAAGGACCGCCCCCGCCCGAGGAGCAATCTGGTTCGGAGGGGCAACGTGAGGGACAATCCCGAGGGCAGCAGGAATCCCCTACGCCGATCAAGACACAAAAAAAGCCCGGCAAAACCGGGCGTTTGATCGGTGCTTATGGTTGTAGAAGCACGCAAGAATACACCCCAGAGGATTCGAACCTCTAA
- a CDS encoding TolC family protein, with protein MRRNRDKQVATQAAASPLCQASDRLKSSWRKSRRAALLAVLLGATSITSVGCSVMDRIKDGPHDTKASYHDDAAMRIEYPEVQQCATAPAEAAQQATEPLALEDPSQVPSFELTLEQAIQLAVQQSPVLRSIGGTVVSNPQGTSTTFDPALAHANPLSGTEAALSAFDAQFSQQLFWSNVDQPQNVAINPVIAAFTPTTLQESHGTYIAELSKQTAQGARFALRHNVDYNHSNRPNRAFRSDFVGFLEAEYRQPLMQGAGTTFNRIAGPNSGIGQYNGVLIARVNEDVALADFEAAVLNLVADVEQAYWDLSLGYRVLEANVKGRDAALQTFQYQQVRLEAGAGRSDEEAQAQSQYYQFRAQVESSLGGPEGLYAREQRLRYLIGLPATDGRLLKPTTTPTDVRVVFDWESALGQALSRRVEIRRQRFNTKRREMELTAARLNRRPRLDFLGKYRFRGLGDKLIGDGDNGEFDNLYGDITGGNFQEWQAGVEMDFPVGLRAASVAVAHATLNLRRERAVLAETELRVSHDLSDAARQIMLTHQLLETNYNRYLADQRQVDVLRRRYRDGTDNINFLLQAQRQVVTSEAEFYRSLTNYNLAIRDFHRQKGSLLAYNQVQLAEGQWAAGAYQDAYETGRHLTPRRNPGNVSVPAPLTTGPFDPSAPQAESFITAPATDAMLESNPPSHPAAKPTEPAAE; from the coding sequence ATGCGACGCAACCGAGACAAACAAGTAGCCACGCAAGCTGCGGCATCCCCCCTTTGCCAAGCCAGCGATCGTCTTAAATCCTCGTGGCGTAAATCCCGCCGTGCCGCTCTACTCGCCGTGCTGCTCGGAGCGACCTCCATCACCAGTGTCGGTTGTAGTGTGATGGATCGAATCAAGGATGGACCGCACGATACCAAAGCGTCGTATCATGATGACGCCGCGATGCGAATCGAGTACCCCGAAGTCCAGCAATGTGCGACGGCTCCCGCCGAAGCCGCACAACAAGCCACCGAACCTCTGGCTCTGGAAGACCCGTCCCAGGTTCCGTCGTTTGAATTGACACTTGAGCAAGCCATTCAGTTAGCGGTTCAACAAAGCCCGGTGCTACGATCGATCGGCGGCACCGTGGTCTCGAATCCGCAGGGGACTAGCACGACGTTTGACCCCGCATTGGCACATGCCAATCCACTCTCGGGTACCGAAGCGGCCTTGTCCGCGTTCGACGCTCAATTCTCGCAACAACTTTTCTGGAGCAATGTCGACCAGCCCCAGAACGTTGCGATCAATCCCGTCATTGCCGCTTTCACCCCAACGACGTTGCAGGAATCGCACGGCACGTACATCGCCGAATTGTCCAAACAAACCGCACAAGGTGCTCGTTTTGCGTTGCGGCACAACGTCGACTACAACCACAGCAACCGGCCTAACCGAGCGTTTCGCAGTGACTTTGTTGGCTTCCTCGAAGCGGAATATCGTCAACCGTTGATGCAGGGTGCGGGGACGACGTTCAACCGCATCGCCGGCCCCAACTCCGGCATCGGTCAATACAACGGTGTCTTGATCGCACGGGTCAACGAAGACGTCGCATTGGCCGACTTCGAGGCTGCGGTTCTCAACTTGGTTGCCGATGTCGAACAAGCCTATTGGGATTTGTCGCTGGGCTATCGGGTCCTCGAAGCGAACGTCAAAGGACGTGATGCGGCGCTACAAACATTCCAGTATCAACAAGTACGACTCGAAGCCGGTGCAGGGCGAAGCGACGAAGAAGCCCAAGCCCAATCTCAGTACTACCAATTCCGAGCTCAAGTCGAGTCATCTCTCGGCGGCCCCGAAGGGTTGTACGCCCGTGAGCAACGACTTCGTTATCTGATCGGACTGCCCGCCACCGACGGACGTTTGCTAAAACCAACCACGACACCGACGGACGTTCGCGTCGTCTTCGATTGGGAAAGTGCACTGGGACAAGCGCTCAGTCGCCGCGTCGAAATTCGCCGCCAACGTTTCAACACCAAGCGTCGTGAAATGGAACTCACGGCAGCTCGTCTGAACCGACGTCCGCGTCTCGACTTCCTCGGCAAATACCGTTTTCGTGGATTGGGTGATAAACTGATTGGCGATGGTGACAATGGGGAATTTGATAACCTGTACGGCGATATCACCGGCGGCAATTTCCAAGAATGGCAAGCCGGTGTGGAAATGGACTTTCCCGTGGGCTTGAGAGCCGCCAGTGTGGCGGTCGCCCATGCGACGTTGAACTTGCGTCGCGAGCGAGCGGTGCTTGCGGAAACCGAACTGCGGGTCAGTCACGATCTCTCGGACGCCGCTCGTCAAATCATGTTGACGCACCAGTTGCTCGAAACCAACTACAACCGTTATCTGGCGGACCAACGTCAAGTCGATGTGCTGCGTCGTCGTTACCGCGACGGAACCGACAACATCAACTTCTTGTTGCAAGCCCAACGCCAAGTCGTAACGAGCGAGGCCGAGTTCTATCGCTCGCTTACCAACTACAACCTAGCGATCCGAGACTTCCATCGCCAAAAAGGTTCGTTGTTGGCTTACAACCAAGTCCAACTTGCCGAAGGTCAATGGGCGGCGGGAGCTTACCAGGATGCCTACGAAACCGGACGTCACTTGACTCCTCGTCGCAATCCCGGCAACGTCAGCGTTCCCGCACCGCTGACAACCGGCCCGTTTGATCCCTCGGCACCACAGGCCGAGTCGTTCATCACCGCCCCGGCGACGGACGCGATGTTAGAATCGAATCCGCCTAGCCACCCCGCCGCGAAACCGACGGAACCCGCAGCCGAATAG
- a CDS encoding CBS domain-containing protein, translated as MRRNLVTLTPNCDVMESVARLLKENISGAPVVDAGGNYVGVFSEKCCMNALTEPVEAAHSDGIHLIRVREFMMCHLVTLDPAIDVFEAIDHLLSRRISGAPVVDKNEQYLGIFSEKTAMRVLIGALHDQMPGTNVHQYMNIDRNRLIDEDDSLLDVAHKFQETPYRRLPVLRGEKLIGQVSRRDVLRAEYRLACEVVTRARENRGSHTLRKAAARRKIGPYMDQAALTASPSTDMLGIAQMFLNSPYRRLPIVDNGKLVGQISRRDLLEVAAAILRPKPKRRGAETLYLSLVSSTAPESIRP; from the coding sequence ATGCGTCGCAATCTAGTGACGCTGACACCGAACTGCGATGTAATGGAAAGTGTCGCACGTCTGTTAAAAGAGAATATATCCGGGGCTCCCGTCGTTGATGCCGGCGGCAACTATGTCGGCGTGTTCAGCGAAAAATGTTGCATGAACGCATTAACCGAACCAGTCGAAGCCGCCCACTCCGATGGTATCCATTTGATCCGAGTTCGCGAGTTCATGATGTGTCACTTGGTGACGCTCGATCCCGCCATCGATGTCTTTGAAGCGATCGATCATCTGCTCAGCCGTCGCATCTCCGGTGCACCCGTGGTCGACAAAAATGAACAATACCTCGGTATCTTTTCAGAAAAGACCGCGATGCGTGTCTTGATCGGCGCCCTGCACGACCAAATGCCGGGGACGAACGTTCATCAATACATGAATATCGATCGCAATCGGCTGATTGATGAAGATGATTCGCTTTTGGATGTGGCTCACAAATTCCAAGAAACCCCCTATCGCCGTCTGCCGGTACTCCGCGGCGAGAAGCTGATTGGGCAGGTGAGTCGGCGTGACGTGCTGCGGGCCGAGTATCGCTTGGCATGTGAGGTCGTAACGCGAGCGAGAGAGAATCGCGGCAGCCATACGTTGCGAAAGGCTGCGGCGCGGCGAAAGATTGGCCCCTACATGGACCAAGCCGCACTCACCGCATCTCCGAGCACCGATATGCTCGGCATTGCCCAAATGTTTCTCAATTCTCCGTACCGCCGCTTGCCGATCGTCGATAATGGAAAACTGGTCGGACAAATCAGCCGTCGGGACCTGCTGGAAGTCGCCGCCGCAATCCTACGCCCCAAACCTAAACGCCGCGGCGCCGAGACCCTCTACCTGAGCCTTGTCTCGAGCACGGCTCCTGAATCGATTCGTCCCTAA
- a CDS encoding DUF2237 family protein, whose product MAGKNVLGGELAACSTDPMTGFYRDGCCNTGGSDTGLHVVCAQMTADFLEFSRSRGNDLSTPNPMFQFPGLKPGDRWCLCAARWKEAYDAGKAPAVVLEACHISTLEFASLEELQEHAISAEK is encoded by the coding sequence ATGGCTGGAAAGAATGTTTTAGGTGGCGAGCTTGCTGCCTGCAGCACCGACCCGATGACGGGATTTTATCGTGACGGCTGCTGCAACACGGGAGGCTCCGACACGGGCTTACACGTGGTCTGTGCACAGATGACGGCAGATTTTTTGGAATTTAGCCGATCTCGGGGTAATGATTTGAGCACTCCCAATCCGATGTTTCAATTTCCGGGCTTAAAGCCGGGAGATCGTTGGTGTCTGTGTGCGGCGCGATGGAAAGAAGCCTACGACGCGGGCAAGGCCCCGGCGGTGGTGTTAGAAGCGTGTCATATCAGCACGTTGGAGTTTGCTTCGTTGGAAGAGCTTCAAGAGCACGCGATCTCAGCAGAAAAATGA
- a CDS encoding replicative DNA helicase, with product MSDHDHVAETEQCLLAAMISDPDTIQEVSAIVDANDLASYHHRRLWGIVTAMADANESTDDIRRLLSHVRETGLMEALGGPKSFAKRYVDNEVPANATAYALDVRRHSVSRQLKAIAKQFPDDIEAADDPIKVANIIRAKIDDVVAYASTTTDTMSLYEAALQRLQLIENPEASELGRLVPTGIPCLDESYGGLRCGGSYVIAARPGRGKSALLKQILNALDDSGRAALCVSLEMEPHEFASRVLSERAKIDGRLLEVDDTGRCPLDTDDLDRLRATVTDTQHSVLHIAAPKGKAATIEAISAQARLAKAKWGIEVLAVDYLQIMAKSSPRQTDYEFVTANSKAFKQLARELGIVVIVLSQLNRGGEAGGKARLPRLSDLRDSGAIEQDADGVIMLHQTKEGSADYLLIVAKMRNDSEGSFPVELVGKYTMFRSREVSR from the coding sequence ATGAGTGACCATGACCATGTAGCAGAGACCGAGCAGTGCCTACTGGCTGCCATGATCTCTGATCCCGATACGATCCAAGAGGTATCCGCAATCGTCGATGCCAATGACCTCGCGAGCTATCACCATCGTCGGCTGTGGGGGATCGTCACGGCAATGGCCGACGCCAATGAGTCGACGGACGACATCCGACGGCTATTGTCTCACGTCCGAGAGACAGGGCTGATGGAGGCTCTTGGCGGCCCAAAATCATTCGCCAAACGATACGTGGATAACGAGGTGCCGGCTAACGCGACAGCCTACGCCCTGGACGTCCGTCGGCACTCGGTAAGCCGACAACTCAAGGCAATCGCCAAGCAATTTCCCGATGACATTGAGGCGGCCGACGATCCGATCAAGGTGGCCAACATCATCCGAGCCAAGATCGACGATGTGGTAGCCTACGCATCGACGACCACGGACACGATGAGCCTGTACGAGGCGGCATTGCAGCGGCTGCAGCTGATCGAGAACCCAGAGGCATCAGAGCTTGGTCGACTGGTCCCGACTGGCATACCTTGCCTGGATGAGTCGTATGGAGGACTGCGGTGTGGTGGGTCCTACGTGATTGCCGCTAGACCGGGGCGAGGCAAGTCGGCACTGCTGAAGCAAATCCTCAACGCGCTCGATGACAGCGGCAGGGCTGCTCTGTGCGTTTCGCTGGAGATGGAGCCTCATGAGTTTGCATCGCGAGTCCTCTCAGAGCGTGCGAAGATCGACGGACGACTACTAGAGGTGGACGACACCGGTCGCTGCCCCTTGGATACCGATGACCTCGATCGGCTGCGCGCGACTGTCACCGACACACAGCACAGCGTGCTACACATCGCCGCGCCGAAAGGCAAAGCAGCAACGATTGAGGCCATTTCAGCGCAAGCCCGATTGGCCAAAGCAAAGTGGGGCATCGAAGTGCTGGCGGTGGACTACCTGCAGATCATGGCCAAGTCATCGCCACGACAAACAGACTACGAATTCGTCACAGCCAACTCGAAGGCGTTCAAGCAGCTTGCCCGCGAGCTTGGCATCGTCGTGATTGTCTTATCGCAACTGAATCGAGGCGGTGAAGCGGGTGGCAAGGCAAGACTTCCGAGACTGTCGGACCTACGAGACAGCGGGGCGATCGAGCAAGATGCAGATGGTGTGATCATGCTCCATCAGACCAAGGAGGGTTCGGCAGACTATCTGCTGATCGTCGCGAAAATGAGAAACGACTCAGAGGGCTCGTTCCCCGTTGAGCTCGTCGGCAAGTACACCATGTTTCGATCGCGGGAGGTGTCACGATGA
- a CDS encoding DUF6580 family putative transport protein, with protein sequence MFYLMILAVAASRFLPHPPNVACVAALGLFAGSYLSGRRAYLVPIAVMGLSDLVGHTLGIPGLGFYSPAAMALVYLGIAASVPIGRMLRNASGKSRLWKVPAASLAASGVFFLLSNFGLLVAGWYPMTVAGVTACYVNAIPFFGYTIAGDLCFSVVVFGAWELSQSRLRLPAVAQA encoded by the coding sequence ATGTTTTACCTAATGATTTTGGCCGTTGCTGCGAGCCGCTTCCTCCCCCATCCCCCGAACGTTGCCTGTGTCGCCGCGCTGGGGTTGTTTGCCGGCAGTTACCTGAGCGGGCGTCGAGCTTATTTGGTGCCAATCGCGGTGATGGGACTCAGTGACCTAGTGGGCCACACGCTGGGGATTCCCGGACTGGGATTCTATAGCCCCGCTGCGATGGCGCTGGTTTACCTCGGGATTGCCGCTTCGGTTCCAATCGGTCGTATGCTCCGCAACGCGAGCGGAAAGAGCCGACTGTGGAAAGTCCCTGCGGCATCGCTGGCCGCCTCGGGCGTCTTCTTCTTACTTAGTAACTTTGGCTTATTGGTGGCCGGTTGGTATCCCATGACGGTTGCTGGCGTCACAGCCTGTTACGTCAACGCGATCCCCTTTTTCGGCTACACAATCGCAGGCGATCTGTGTTTCTCAGTCGTCGTCTTTGGTGCCTGGGAACTGTCTCAGTCACGTTTGCGCCTTCCCGCGGTTGCCCAAGCCTAA
- a CDS encoding ATP-dependent helicase → MDAILKGLTESQVQAVTHIDGPLLILAGPGSGKTRVVTHRIAYMIAQGVSPSQIAAVTFTNKAADEMRNRVGELAPGKPVWMGTFHRFCAQLLRRYAPLAGLSENYSIYDSSDSKQAMKRAIQAAEVSISHTSPEQIASTISNAKNRLVTPEMMASGSSRTGDVVAAKVYPIYQQQLLTANAVDFDDLLFHVAIMLRNNPELRSDLDARFRYILVDEYQDTNLAQYAIVRGLSIDNANLAVTGDPDQSIYGWRGADLNNILDFEKDYPAVKTVRLEQNYRSTPNILRVADQLIRHNRQRKQKDLYTHNQEGDAVVLRIFEDGYQEADGIADEITNAIRAEGMRPRDFAILCRMNALTRSLEHSMRSRGLPYQIINGVEFYQRKEIKDLLAYLHLINNPSHDVAFHRVVNVPTRGIGAKTIERLRRYADVNQVPMLEAARNVYQVEGIAKRSATFVTRFVEIYDRLSKKASATLEDLLRYLVEETKYEAFLEKSTVDQQDSSAIANVDEFISAAVEFDRQHPEDGTLEAFLEQVALVADTDAFEDSDDRVTLMTLHAAKGLEFPCVYIVGVEQGLLPHSRSMDTDAGFEEERRLFFVGITRAMQRLQLSICKRRTVRGDTRPAVPSPFLNELPLDELRKVESVVDRDWFDEDPDADNQYPESWDLADESDDIVMNGDTGNGDTGNGDAGEVHETAAPFFDEACQLPESELAEIVQVKKRKPASVPGLKTAADMLNGGMTPVTAYREGTQVRHIEYGEGTVISITGRGPKRTATVRFDDGEHHFRLAFANLEVIDV, encoded by the coding sequence ATGGACGCCATCTTGAAAGGACTCACTGAGTCGCAAGTTCAAGCGGTCACGCATATCGATGGTCCGCTGTTGATTTTGGCGGGCCCTGGCTCGGGAAAGACTCGCGTGGTCACGCACCGCATCGCCTACATGATCGCCCAGGGGGTTTCGCCGTCACAAATCGCGGCGGTCACGTTTACCAACAAGGCGGCTGATGAGATGCGGAATCGCGTCGGCGAGCTGGCCCCGGGCAAGCCGGTTTGGATGGGCACGTTCCACCGATTTTGTGCTCAATTGCTGCGTCGCTACGCGCCGTTGGCCGGATTGTCAGAGAACTATTCGATTTACGACAGCTCGGATTCGAAACAGGCGATGAAGCGGGCGATCCAGGCCGCCGAGGTCTCGATCAGCCATACCTCGCCCGAGCAGATCGCGTCGACAATTAGCAACGCAAAGAATCGCTTGGTCACTCCCGAGATGATGGCCTCGGGTTCAAGCCGCACCGGGGACGTGGTCGCCGCAAAGGTTTACCCCATCTATCAACAGCAGTTATTGACGGCCAACGCGGTCGACTTTGATGATTTGCTTTTTCATGTGGCAATCATGTTGCGAAACAATCCGGAGCTGCGCAGCGATCTGGATGCCCGTTTTCGCTATATCTTGGTCGACGAGTACCAGGACACGAACTTGGCTCAGTATGCGATCGTGCGAGGATTGTCGATCGACAACGCAAACTTGGCGGTGACCGGCGACCCGGACCAATCGATCTACGGTTGGCGGGGAGCGGATTTGAACAACATTCTCGATTTCGAAAAGGATTACCCGGCGGTCAAAACGGTTCGCTTGGAACAGAACTATCGCAGCACGCCGAATATCCTGCGTGTGGCGGACCAATTGATTCGCCACAACCGTCAACGAAAACAAAAGGATCTGTACACGCACAACCAGGAAGGGGACGCCGTCGTACTGAGGATCTTCGAGGATGGTTACCAGGAAGCGGATGGAATCGCCGACGAAATTACCAATGCGATCCGTGCCGAAGGGATGCGGCCTCGCGATTTTGCGATCCTGTGTCGCATGAACGCATTGACGCGATCGTTGGAGCATTCGATGCGCAGCCGCGGGCTGCCCTACCAAATCATTAACGGGGTGGAGTTTTATCAGCGAAAAGAAATCAAGGACTTGTTGGCCTATTTGCACCTGATCAACAACCCCAGCCACGATGTTGCCTTCCATCGCGTCGTGAACGTGCCCACGCGTGGCATCGGTGCGAAAACGATCGAGCGATTGCGGCGTTACGCCGACGTCAACCAAGTGCCGATGTTGGAGGCGGCTCGAAACGTTTACCAGGTCGAAGGGATCGCGAAACGTTCGGCAACCTTTGTGACCCGCTTTGTGGAGATCTACGACCGGTTGAGCAAGAAGGCGTCAGCCACGCTCGAAGATTTGCTGCGTTACCTGGTTGAAGAAACCAAGTACGAAGCGTTTCTCGAAAAATCGACGGTCGATCAACAAGACAGTAGTGCGATCGCGAACGTGGACGAGTTCATTTCGGCGGCGGTCGAATTCGACCGTCAACATCCCGAGGACGGGACACTCGAAGCGTTCTTGGAACAGGTCGCGTTGGTCGCGGATACCGATGCGTTCGAAGATTCGGATGACCGGGTGACGTTGATGACGTTGCACGCCGCGAAGGGGTTAGAGTTTCCCTGCGTCTATATCGTCGGCGTGGAGCAAGGTTTGTTGCCGCATTCGCGTTCGATGGATACCGATGCGGGGTTCGAAGAGGAACGGCGACTGTTTTTTGTCGGGATCACCCGCGCGATGCAGCGGTTGCAATTGAGCATTTGCAAGCGACGGACGGTGCGTGGGGATACTCGGCCAGCGGTTCCGAGCCCGTTTCTGAACGAGTTGCCATTGGACGAGCTACGGAAAGTGGAAAGCGTTGTCGATCGGGATTGGTTTGACGAAGATCCCGATGCCGACAACCAATATCCCGAGTCCTGGGATCTGGCGGACGAGAGTGATGACATCGTTATGAACGGGGACACGGGGAATGGCGACACTGGGAATGGCGACGCGGGAGAAGTGCACGAGACCGCGGCCCCGTTTTTTGACGAAGCATGTCAATTGCCCGAGTCGGAGTTGGCCGAAATTGTGCAAGTCAAGAAACGAAAACCGGCAAGCGTCCCAGGGCTGAAGACGGCCGCCGACATGCTTAACGGCGGGATGACTCCGGTGACCGCGTATCGCGAGGGAACTCAAGTGCGGCACATCGAATACGGCGAAGGCACGGTGATCTCGATTACTGGGCGAGGTCCGAAACGGACTGCGACGGTCCGCTTTGATGATGGCGAGCATCACTTTCGGCTGGCCTTTGCCAACTTGGAAGTCATTGACGTGTGA
- a CDS encoding 5-(carboxyamino)imidazole ribonucleotide synthase, giving the protein MSDTTTNEKSSTGVILPGGTIGMVGGGQLGRMFAIAAAQLGYHVVVFCGDENEPAAQVAQRCVVGRLDDMTAIEAFATQCDVITLEFENIPAQTIAKCKTYAPTYPSSEVLATAQDRLREKTSLQNAGLPVAPFARVVDAASLAEAVAIVGLPLILKTTRSGYDGKGQHRLESLEDAANVDWSNCDEWVAEKLIRFDREVSVMVARTVDGSTSTFPVFENDHVNHILDITMVPATLSESVRQRALQIATTAAETLDVVGLLCVEMFVSSDEDGVESVLINEVAPRPHNSGHLTIEACHTSQFEQHVRAVCGLPLGNTELVSNAAAMANLLGDVWGPDGASPAWDQALAVDGVELHLYGKAEAKVGRKMGHLTCVGQSRDTVVAKVREARERLNGK; this is encoded by the coding sequence GTGAGTGACACAACTACAAATGAAAAATCTAGCACCGGCGTGATCTTGCCGGGCGGGACCATCGGGATGGTCGGCGGCGGCCAACTCGGCCGCATGTTCGCGATCGCCGCAGCACAATTGGGCTATCACGTGGTCGTGTTTTGTGGCGACGAGAATGAACCCGCCGCGCAGGTCGCCCAACGCTGTGTGGTGGGGCGATTGGATGACATGACCGCGATCGAAGCGTTTGCGACACAGTGTGATGTGATCACGTTGGAGTTCGAAAACATTCCTGCCCAAACGATCGCCAAATGCAAGACCTACGCCCCGACCTATCCGTCGTCCGAAGTGCTGGCAACGGCGCAAGATCGACTGCGTGAGAAAACGAGTTTACAAAACGCGGGGCTTCCGGTGGCACCGTTTGCACGCGTGGTCGATGCCGCATCGCTTGCCGAAGCGGTCGCGATCGTGGGCTTGCCACTGATTCTGAAAACCACGCGTAGCGGCTACGACGGCAAAGGCCAGCATCGTTTGGAATCGCTCGAGGATGCCGCCAACGTGGATTGGTCGAACTGCGACGAATGGGTTGCCGAAAAACTGATCCGGTTTGATCGCGAGGTGTCGGTGATGGTGGCGAGAACGGTCGACGGTAGCACTTCGACCTTTCCTGTGTTCGAGAACGATCACGTCAATCATATTCTCGACATTACAATGGTGCCGGCAACCTTGTCCGAGTCGGTTCGTCAGCGGGCGTTGCAGATCGCAACGACCGCAGCGGAGACGCTCGACGTGGTGGGATTGTTGTGCGTGGAGATGTTCGTCAGCTCGGATGAGGACGGTGTTGAGAGTGTGTTGATCAACGAAGTCGCACCTCGACCGCACAATTCGGGGCACTTGACGATCGAGGCATGTCATACAAGCCAGTTCGAACAACATGTTCGCGCGGTTTGTGGACTACCGCTGGGCAATACCGAGCTGGTAAGCAACGCGGCGGCGATGGCGAACCTATTGGGCGATGTTTGGGGCCCCGATGGCGCGTCGCCAGCGTGGGATCAAGCGTTGGCAGTGGACGGCGTTGAATTGCATCTGTATGGAAAAGCCGAGGCCAAGGTCGGTCGCAAAATGGGGCATCTGACTTGCGTGGGCCAAAGCCGCGACACGGTCGTTGCGAAAGTGCGTGAAGCGCGTGAGCGTTTAAACGGCAAGTGA
- the purE gene encoding 5-(carboxyamino)imidazole ribonucleotide mutase, with protein MNENEFEPTEALVGVIMGSRNDWETMKAAAEILDQLAIPSERLVVSAHRTPARMVRYATSAASRGLKVIIAGAGGAAHLPGMVASETNLPVIGVPVQSRALQGLDSLLSIVQMPGGIPVATMSIGAAGAKNAGIMAARILALSDPGLAARLAQFVEEQTAAVLESAEL; from the coding sequence ATGAACGAAAATGAATTTGAGCCGACCGAGGCTTTGGTTGGCGTGATCATGGGCAGTCGCAATGATTGGGAAACCATGAAAGCGGCAGCAGAGATCTTGGACCAGTTAGCCATTCCGAGCGAGCGTTTGGTGGTGTCGGCCCATCGCACGCCGGCTCGGATGGTCCGTTATGCGACAAGCGCCGCGAGCCGCGGTTTGAAGGTGATCATCGCCGGCGCCGGCGGGGCCGCCCATTTGCCTGGCATGGTAGCCTCGGAAACGAACCTGCCCGTGATCGGGGTACCGGTGCAAAGCCGCGCCCTGCAAGGACTGGATTCGTTGCTGTCGATCGTGCAGATGCCTGGCGGTATTCCGGTGGCGACGATGTCGATCGGCGCCGCGGGGGCAAAAAATGCGGGGATCATGGCAGCACGAATCTTAGCGTTATCGGATCCCGGATTGGCCGCACGTTTGGCGCAGTTCGTTGAAGAACAAACCGCCGCCGTGCTCGAATCAGCGGAGCTTTGA